A DNA window from Litorivicinus lipolyticus contains the following coding sequences:
- a CDS encoding L-rhamnose mutarotase codes for MKRDAFVMYLNPGMSEEYQARHDDIWPALVSALHKHGVSDYFIFIEPQTHQLFATYCITDNFDADALRAEPIMQTWWQSMAPLMATKPNSNEPSSVALLPVFHML; via the coding sequence ATGAAACGTGACGCATTCGTTATGTACCTGAACCCGGGCATGAGTGAAGAATACCAAGCCCGGCACGATGACATCTGGCCGGCGCTGGTGTCTGCACTGCATAAACACGGCGTTTCTGATTATTTCATTTTTATAGAACCGCAAACCCATCAACTATTCGCGACCTATTGCATCACCGACAATTTCGACGCTGATGCCCTGCGCGCAGAGCCAATCATGCAGACGTGGTGGCAAAGCATGGCGCCATTGATGGCAACCAAACCTAATTCCAATGAACCCAGCTCTGTCGCGCTGCTGCCTGTATTTCACATGCTATGA
- a CDS encoding FGGY-family carbohydrate kinase encodes MKNTDAIIVFDIGKTNAKLSALSLDGGASLYSQRTPNKPTLGGLYPHANVDSLWDWFCEQCCICAKHFHVRAISITTHGATIACVNNDGLTLPIMDYEWAGCESVSESYNRVRPSYDETLSPSLPGGLNVGKQLFWLHRHHPDAFAATEMVLTYPQYWAWRITGVGVSERTSLGCHTDLWRPVDGQFSSLVSTMNWAPKFPPIQPTGQVLGPITSEFANTTGLPADCEVVNGIHDSNASLVPYLMDTDPPFTVVSTGTWVVMASVGAKHSDLDEDFDMLANVNYQGLATPSARFMGGREWELLSGTEPETAADLVKLMQNRVMALPCFSGQGGPFRHQAGTVDTAEHGELTESEKTTLASIYVALMTDYCLTLLGSEGPITIEGSFAKNSIFLTAIATFRPTQQVFASIDSAGTTPGAASLYPEFIPATPVNHPPITAPDDPDFKAALTDYRSRWLKRILSFVAGSS; translated from the coding sequence ATGAAGAACACTGACGCGATTATTGTGTTCGACATCGGAAAGACCAACGCCAAGCTCAGCGCCTTGAGCCTTGACGGTGGCGCATCCCTCTATTCACAGCGGACTCCCAACAAACCGACGCTAGGCGGTCTTTACCCGCATGCCAACGTTGATAGTCTGTGGGACTGGTTTTGTGAACAATGCTGTATCTGTGCGAAGCATTTCCATGTCCGTGCCATCAGCATTACTACCCATGGTGCGACGATCGCATGCGTCAACAACGATGGACTGACTCTGCCAATCATGGATTATGAGTGGGCCGGATGCGAATCAGTCAGCGAATCTTACAACCGGGTCCGGCCGAGCTACGACGAGACGCTGTCACCATCCCTGCCGGGAGGGTTGAATGTCGGAAAACAGCTGTTTTGGCTCCACCGACATCACCCCGACGCGTTCGCCGCGACCGAGATGGTCCTGACATACCCACAATATTGGGCATGGCGAATAACGGGCGTCGGCGTCAGTGAACGCACGTCACTGGGGTGTCACACGGACCTGTGGCGGCCCGTTGATGGACAGTTTTCTAGCTTGGTCAGCACAATGAACTGGGCCCCAAAATTCCCACCGATTCAACCGACCGGTCAGGTCTTGGGTCCCATCACCTCGGAATTCGCAAATACCACCGGACTTCCAGCTGACTGTGAAGTCGTCAACGGCATTCACGACAGTAATGCGTCGTTGGTTCCCTACCTTATGGACACAGACCCGCCATTTACCGTCGTTTCAACTGGAACATGGGTCGTCATGGCAAGCGTCGGCGCCAAACATTCGGACTTGGATGAAGATTTCGATATGTTGGCAAACGTTAACTACCAGGGACTGGCAACGCCAAGCGCGCGATTCATGGGAGGGCGTGAATGGGAGTTACTCAGTGGAACTGAGCCGGAGACCGCTGCGGACCTGGTAAAACTAATGCAGAACCGGGTCATGGCACTCCCCTGTTTTTCCGGCCAAGGCGGTCCATTTCGGCACCAGGCAGGAACAGTCGATACCGCCGAGCATGGCGAACTCACCGAATCGGAGAAAACAACGCTGGCCTCAATTTATGTTGCGCTAATGACTGACTATTGCCTGACACTGCTGGGTAGCGAGGGACCCATCACAATCGAGGGCAGCTTCGCTAAAAATTCGATATTTCTAACTGCGATCGCTACATTCCGTCCCACCCAACAAGTCTTTGCCAGTATCGATAGCGCGGGAACAACACCCGGTGCTGCAAGTCTTTACCCAGAGTTTATCCCTGCCACACCCGTCAATCATCCGCCAATTACCGCTCCAGACGACCCGGACTTCAAAGCAGCACTGACTGATTACAGGTCCCGTTGGTTAAAGCGCATCCTTAGTTTTGTGGCGGGCAGTTCGTAA